A part of Vulcanisaeta moutnovskia 768-28 genomic DNA contains:
- a CDS encoding acyl-CoA synthetase — translation MSSSTFNEFLKQRNLLLNAGSYEEARSNFRWPPHGEFNWAVDYFDKYLAETSINPALIYINDELFKSGDSRILSYHELRARSNKLANALSDLGIGRGDVIMVMLNNKPELFESFLALMKTGAVISPATTLLLPSDIEDRTSRAHFKAIIADPEVVSRIDQIKGNLEKLGVKYFITLGKPGPGWLDYYELISGRSENFQGVKTKSDDLLLVYFTSGTTAKPKMVMHTQSSYPIGHLTTMYWVGAKPGYKHMNISSPGWAKWAWSTFFAAFNAGATTVVYDYSGRFSAANHLKILESYGIDTLCAPPTVWRMIILEDLTKYNLEKIKSFVSAGEPLNPEVIERVYKATGKYIRDGYGQTETTLMVGNFPGMKIKLGSMGKPAPGYDIVLVDEDGNPVSVNKDGHITVRTSPRPIGLMIGYDDENKNKEVFRLGLYFTGDVAFMDEEGYLYFVGRADDVFKSSDYRISPFELESDLLKHPAVAEAAVVPSPDPIRGFIPKAYIVLKPGYKPSKDLAYDIFKFIRLNIAPYKRPRAIEFVSELPKTISGKIRRVELRGIEREKRNKGVRSENEYFEDDFPDIKQLKV, via the coding sequence ATGAGCAGCTCTACATTTAATGAGTTCCTGAAACAAAGAAACCTACTATTAAACGCGGGTAGTTATGAAGAGGCTAGGTCGAACTTCAGGTGGCCACCACATGGTGAGTTTAACTGGGCTGTGGATTACTTCGATAAGTACCTAGCGGAGACCTCCATAAATCCAGCCCTTATTTACATAAATGATGAGTTATTCAAGTCAGGTGATTCAAGGATTCTCAGCTACCATGAACTTAGGGCTCGATCCAATAAATTAGCCAACGCACTTTCGGACCTTGGTATCGGCCGTGGGGATGTAATCATGGTTATGCTAAATAATAAGCCTGAGCTCTTCGAATCATTCCTAGCCCTCATGAAAACAGGTGCTGTAATTTCACCGGCAACCACCCTATTACTACCGTCGGATATTGAGGATAGGACATCAAGGGCTCACTTCAAGGCCATTATTGCAGATCCAGAGGTGGTTAGTAGGATTGATCAGATTAAGGGCAATCTCGAGAAGCTCGGCGTTAAGTACTTCATAACCCTTGGTAAGCCAGGGCCTGGATGGCTTGATTACTATGAATTAATCAGTGGCAGGTCAGAGAACTTCCAGGGAGTTAAGACCAAGTCAGATGATTTACTCCTGGTTTACTTCACATCAGGTACCACCGCTAAACCCAAGATGGTCATGCATACACAGTCAAGCTACCCAATTGGCCATCTAACAACCATGTACTGGGTTGGTGCTAAGCCGGGTTATAAGCATATGAACATATCAAGCCCAGGTTGGGCTAAGTGGGCTTGGTCAACATTCTTCGCAGCCTTCAATGCTGGCGCCACTACCGTGGTTTATGACTATAGTGGTAGGTTTAGTGCGGCTAATCACCTAAAGATACTTGAGAGTTACGGTATTGACACACTATGCGCGCCACCAACTGTCTGGCGTATGATAATTCTCGAGGATCTGACAAAGTATAACCTTGAGAAGATTAAGAGCTTCGTGAGCGCCGGCGAACCCCTTAATCCAGAGGTTATTGAGCGTGTTTATAAGGCGACTGGTAAGTACATACGTGATGGTTATGGACAGACAGAGACCACGCTAATGGTTGGTAACTTCCCAGGCATGAAGATTAAACTGGGCTCAATGGGTAAGCCGGCCCCTGGCTATGATATAGTCCTCGTTGATGAGGATGGAAACCCAGTCAGCGTTAATAAGGATGGGCACATAACAGTTAGGACAAGCCCAAGACCCATTGGCCTAATGATTGGTTATGATGATGAGAATAAGAATAAGGAGGTATTTAGGCTTGGCTTGTACTTCACGGGTGATGTGGCCTTCATGGATGAGGAGGGCTACCTATACTTCGTTGGCCGTGCAGATGATGTCTTCAAGTCAAGTGACTATAGGATTAGCCCATTCGAACTTGAGAGCGACTTATTGAAGCATCCAGCCGTTGCCGAGGCCGCCGTTGTACCAAGCCCTGACCCAATAAGGGGCTTCATACCGAAGGCATATATAGTCCTGAAGCCAGGCTATAAGCCAAGTAAGGACTTGGCTTACGATATCTTTAAGTTCATAAGGCTCAACATAGCCCCATACAAGAGACCCAGGGCTATTGAGTTCGTGTCCGAGTTACCCAAGACAATTAGCGGTAAGATTAGGCGTGTTGAGCTTAGGGGTATTGAACGTGAAAAGAGGAATAAGGGTGTTAGAAGTGAGAATGAGTACTTTGAGGATGACTTCCCCGATATAAAGCAATTGAAGGTGTAA
- a CDS encoding ATPase domain-containing protein: MSSTIRRISLGVDWLDYAMLGGVPRGNWLLITGEPGVGKSILTIQAAGANVDAMPVVYVSTETKFFDVVRQAKQFNIDLSDAVSLADVLAGKVKDMKTNLVVIDLFGLARQYRELLRASEEEGKSRAKSPLSMEVVMASIEKAYETLGVSEEGKVTKDVLVIIDSLAPMWAHAPAMARLITYRLRQRLYRSNVTVIMTNQFAPTTGMTFGFGAEHIADAIIHMWIEQPEKKKEIERWLIIKKARLTNHYRKAMKYEIEPENGLTLIEPSIEELRKWFDQYGGKQESSEE, encoded by the coding sequence ATGTCCAGCACAATAAGGAGGATTAGCCTTGGGGTAGACTGGCTTGATTATGCAATGCTTGGTGGTGTTCCAAGAGGTAATTGGCTGTTAATAACTGGTGAGCCTGGTGTTGGTAAGTCAATACTCACAATACAAGCCGCTGGAGCCAATGTGGACGCTATGCCAGTGGTCTACGTAAGCACTGAGACCAAGTTCTTCGATGTTGTTAGACAAGCGAAGCAATTCAATATTGACCTGTCAGACGCTGTGAGTCTAGCTGATGTCCTCGCTGGTAAGGTCAAGGACATGAAGACGAACCTAGTTGTTATTGATCTATTCGGTCTAGCCAGGCAATACCGTGAGTTACTCAGGGCTAGTGAGGAGGAGGGTAAGTCGAGGGCTAAGTCGCCATTGAGTATGGAGGTGGTTATGGCCAGCATTGAGAAGGCTTACGAGACACTTGGGGTGAGTGAGGAGGGTAAGGTTACAAAGGATGTATTAGTAATCATTGACTCCCTGGCTCCCATGTGGGCCCACGCGCCTGCAATGGCTAGGTTAATAACATATAGGCTTAGGCAGAGACTATATCGCTCTAATGTCACGGTGATAATGACCAATCAATTCGCTCCAACCACCGGAATGACCTTTGGGTTCGGTGCTGAGCATATTGCGGATGCCATAATCCACATGTGGATTGAGCAGCCCGAGAAGAAGAAGGAGATTGAACGTTGGCTCATCATTAAGAAGGCTAGGTTAACAAATCACTATAGGAAGGCCATGAAGTATGAAATTGAGCCTGAAAATGGATTAACACTTATAGAGCCTAGTATTGAGGAATTGAGGAAGTGGTTTGATCAGTATGGAGGTAAACAAGAATCAAGCGAGGAATAG
- a CDS encoding Zn-ribbon domain-containing OB-fold protein → MVDQRLSIPRYWRRMPQYYRLEGVQCVKCGRVYFPPRAVCECGSREFKPYPLPSTGKLINFTVLYSVPVEFEKMKPLIVGIVDLGGVKVIGQIVDCMDPDKLNPGIDVEVVFRMVKMDGTYGLINYGYKFRPINSC, encoded by the coding sequence ATGGTCGACCAGAGATTATCCATACCAAGGTACTGGAGGAGGATGCCCCAGTACTATAGGCTTGAGGGTGTTCAATGCGTTAAGTGCGGCCGTGTATACTTCCCACCAAGGGCAGTATGTGAGTGCGGTTCCAGGGAGTTTAAGCCGTACCCATTACCAAGCACTGGTAAACTTATCAACTTCACAGTACTTTATTCAGTACCTGTTGAGTTTGAGAAGATGAAACCATTGATAGTGGGTATTGTGGATCTAGGTGGTGTCAAGGTTATTGGGCAGATAGTGGATTGCATGGATCCTGACAAGCTGAACCCAGGTATTGATGTTGAGGTTGTGTTTAGGATGGTGAAGATGGATGGTACCTATGGATTAATTAATTACGGTTATAAGTTCAGACCCATTAATAGTTGCTAG
- a CDS encoding thiolase C-terminal domain-containing protein — MFNTTEVYIVAHSLVPGSRHYEKGLKELFAEAFLKVLDQVGNANLGAIYVANAFSEVLQDQSVLGAYLMDYVGLRRIPAIRIESGDGSSGIAVLEAYNMVKAGIYDCVAVVGVEKMHDVINVKLNKALSTITDYEYEGFFGVTPAAQAAMAMKEYMIKYGYDYEDLAIWPIKMHERGSKNPLAYMKKQATLKDVLESEVVADPLRLYDVAPAVDGSAAVVLCNKPLKSDAVIRIDGIGVGAYGTYTGQRDSLTELYSVRDAANMALRMAHVSISDVSLAEVHDTYSILGMLALESMGLVRPGETPRLLSAGTLDVGNKLVINASGGLKSMGFPGGASGMYELALMVMELMNVKPFESLGRAELGIVQDMAGFDLVSTSIVLRRVG; from the coding sequence GTGTTTAATACGACAGAAGTATACATCGTAGCCCACTCCCTAGTACCAGGAAGTAGGCACTATGAGAAGGGGCTTAAGGAATTATTTGCCGAAGCCTTCCTGAAGGTCCTTGACCAGGTTGGTAATGCAAACCTTGGAGCAATATACGTAGCCAATGCCTTCTCTGAGGTACTTCAGGACCAGAGTGTTTTGGGCGCATATTTAATGGACTACGTTGGCTTAAGGAGGATACCCGCAATTAGGATCGAGAGTGGAGATGGATCGAGCGGTATCGCAGTTCTAGAGGCCTATAACATGGTTAAGGCGGGTATTTATGACTGTGTGGCGGTTGTCGGCGTTGAGAAGATGCATGATGTAATTAACGTGAAGCTGAATAAGGCTTTATCAACAATCACTGATTATGAGTATGAGGGCTTCTTTGGGGTAACACCCGCGGCCCAGGCGGCTATGGCTATGAAGGAGTACATGATTAAGTATGGGTATGATTATGAGGACTTGGCAATATGGCCAATAAAAATGCACGAGAGAGGTAGTAAGAACCCACTTGCCTATATGAAGAAACAGGCAACGCTTAAGGACGTTCTTGAATCAGAGGTTGTTGCTGATCCATTGAGGCTTTATGACGTGGCGCCTGCGGTTGATGGTTCAGCCGCGGTTGTTCTATGCAATAAGCCGTTAAAGAGTGATGCTGTGATAAGGATTGATGGGATAGGTGTTGGTGCCTACGGAACATACACAGGCCAGAGAGACTCGCTCACTGAGTTGTACTCTGTTAGGGATGCTGCAAATATGGCCCTTAGGATGGCGCATGTCTCAATAAGCGATGTAAGTCTTGCCGAGGTTCATGATACGTATAGTATACTTGGCATGTTGGCGTTGGAATCAATGGGACTGGTAAGGCCTGGTGAAACACCGAGGCTATTATCTGCGGGTACATTAGATGTTGGTAATAAACTAGTTATTAATGCCAGTGGTGGGCTTAAGTCCATGGGATTCCCAGGTGGTGCCTCGGGAATGTATGAGTTGGCCTTAATGGTTATGGAGCTCATGAACGTAAAGCCCTTTGAGTCGCTGGGCAGGGCTGAGCTGGGTATTGTTCAGGATATGGCTGGCTTCGATTTGGTATCGACATCAATAGTACTCAGGAGGGTGGGCTGA